In a genomic window of Candidatus Microthrix parvicella Bio17-1:
- the gltB gene encoding glutamate synthase large subunit: MDRHVAAAHGLYAPDYEHDACGVSFVVDLQGRRSHRLVQQALTSLENLEHRGATGAEENTGDGAGILIGVPDRLIRAVVDAELPEAGHYAVGIGFLPTDPTAARAAIDHIEALVADEGLRTVAWRDVPIDASMIGGWAREVMPQFRMLIVADRSDRAGGPRGGIDLDRAVYPLRKRIEHEPADGPESEVYFASLSSRTLVYKGMLTTPQLRGFFGDLTDERTESALGLVHSRFSTNTFPSWPLAHPYRYVAHNGEINTVQGNQNWMRAREAMLRTDLIEGDLNRLFPICTPGASDTARFDEALELLHLGGYSLPHAVLMMIPEAWENHESMDPSLRAFYKYHSCLMEPWDGPASITFTDGTLVGAVLDRNGLRPSRYWVTEDGLVVMASEVGTLDLDPTTIVRKGRLQPGRMFLIDTEAGRIVEDAEIKAELANAHPYQQWLDAGLIDLEALPTKPHVTERPLDTLRAQQVFGYTLEEIRLLLTPMARNGKEALGSMGTDTPIAVLSDRSRLLYDYFSQLFAQVTNPPLDAIREQLVTSLGKVFGPEGNVLDLSPSDAELIELPYPVLHNDQLRKLRELDDTEPHGFRSRVLYTHFSVADGGTGLAAALERLRAEVSTAVDDGVNVVILSDRFSTADRAPIPMLLATSAVHHHLVRTKQRTRVGLIVESGECREVHHFATLIGYGAAAVNPYTAFDTIENLVAEGRLGALGFDEAVDNYIKAAGGGILKVMSKMGISTVASYTGAQIFEAIGLGHDVVDEYFTDTVSRLGGVGLNEIAESVRRRHARAWPNRPEELAHRPLEAGGDYQWRREGEYHLFNPKTVFKLQHATRSKSYAIFKEYTSLVNDQSERLATLRGLFTLDTEARPSIPLDEVEPVASIVKRFSTGAMSYGSISAEAHQTLAIAMNRLGAKSNTGEGGEDADRYLPDANGDDRRSAIKQVASGRFGVTSHYLTNADDIQIKMAQGAKPGEGGQLPGHKVYPWIANTRHSTPGVGLISPPPHHDIYSIEDLAQLIHDLKNANPVARVHVKLVAEVGVGTVAAGVAKAKADVVLISGHDGGTGASPLTSLKHAGAPWELGLAETQQTLLINGLRDRIVVQADGQLKTGRDVMIAALLGAEEFGFATAPLVVSGCVMMRVCHLDTCPVGIATQNPELRARYSGQADHVVNFMEFIAEEVRELLAELGFATLEDAVGHAELIDARPAVTHWKARGLDLSPILFRPEPAMGTEIHHTTDQDHGLDRALDNTLIELARGAIADAVPVHLTLPIRNVNRTVGTMLGHEVTKAWGADGLPDDTVHVDFTGSAGNSFGAFLPRGITLALCGDANDYVGKGLSGGHLVVRPPLEVHPGFVAEANIIAGNVMAYGATGGEIFARGVVGERCCVRNSGALVVTEGVGDHGCEYMTGGRAVILGPTGRNFGAGMSGGIAYVWDPDAQLGLNHNPEMVELTRLDDRTVGDDAGQAGDGAFLREVLERHRALTDSAVAARLLDRWAEAVGEFVKVMPTDYRRVLDVTAKAAADGLDTDATLEAVMAAARS; this comes from the coding sequence ATGGACCGTCACGTTGCCGCCGCCCACGGGCTGTACGCCCCCGACTACGAACACGACGCATGTGGAGTCAGCTTTGTGGTCGACCTCCAGGGTCGTCGATCACATCGTCTCGTCCAGCAGGCCCTGACGTCGCTCGAGAACCTGGAGCACCGCGGTGCAACCGGGGCCGAGGAGAACACCGGCGACGGCGCAGGGATCCTCATCGGCGTTCCCGACCGCCTGATCCGCGCCGTCGTCGACGCCGAGTTGCCTGAGGCCGGCCACTACGCCGTTGGAATCGGGTTCCTCCCGACCGATCCGACAGCGGCGCGAGCAGCGATCGATCACATCGAGGCGCTGGTGGCCGATGAGGGCCTAAGGACGGTTGCCTGGCGGGACGTGCCGATCGATGCGTCGATGATCGGCGGTTGGGCCCGGGAGGTCATGCCGCAGTTCAGAATGCTGATCGTTGCCGATCGCAGCGATCGTGCGGGCGGACCCCGTGGTGGCATCGACCTGGACCGGGCGGTCTATCCGCTGCGTAAGCGAATTGAGCACGAACCGGCTGACGGACCCGAGTCGGAGGTGTACTTCGCCAGCCTGTCGTCGCGCACCCTGGTGTACAAGGGCATGTTGACCACCCCCCAGCTGCGAGGCTTCTTTGGGGACCTCACCGACGAACGCACCGAGTCGGCGCTGGGCCTGGTGCACAGCCGGTTTTCCACCAACACCTTTCCGTCGTGGCCACTGGCCCACCCCTACCGGTACGTGGCCCACAACGGCGAGATCAACACCGTGCAGGGCAACCAAAACTGGATGCGTGCCCGCGAGGCCATGTTGCGAACCGACCTGATCGAGGGGGACCTCAACCGGCTCTTCCCCATCTGCACGCCCGGGGCCAGCGACACCGCCCGGTTTGACGAGGCGCTGGAGCTGCTGCACCTGGGCGGCTACAGCCTGCCCCACGCCGTGCTGATGATGATCCCCGAGGCGTGGGAGAACCACGAGTCGATGGACCCCAGCCTGAGGGCCTTTTACAAGTACCACTCCTGCCTGATGGAGCCGTGGGACGGACCGGCGTCGATCACCTTCACCGACGGCACCCTGGTGGGCGCCGTACTGGACCGCAACGGGCTGCGGCCCAGCCGCTACTGGGTAACCGAGGACGGCCTGGTGGTGATGGCCTCTGAGGTGGGCACGCTGGATCTCGACCCCACCACGATCGTTCGCAAGGGACGCCTTCAGCCGGGGCGCATGTTTCTGATCGACACCGAGGCAGGGCGGATCGTCGAGGATGCCGAGATCAAGGCCGAACTGGCCAACGCACACCCGTACCAGCAGTGGCTGGACGCCGGGCTCATCGACCTGGAGGCATTGCCGACCAAGCCCCACGTCACCGAACGCCCGTTGGACACGCTGCGGGCCCAGCAGGTCTTCGGCTACACGTTGGAGGAGATCCGGCTGCTGCTCACCCCGATGGCGCGCAACGGCAAGGAGGCGCTGGGCTCGATGGGCACCGATACCCCCATTGCGGTGCTGTCGGACCGGTCCCGGTTGTTGTACGACTACTTCAGCCAGTTGTTCGCCCAGGTGACCAACCCGCCGCTGGATGCCATTCGGGAGCAGTTGGTGACCAGCCTCGGCAAGGTGTTTGGGCCCGAAGGCAACGTGTTGGACCTGTCACCCTCCGACGCCGAGCTGATCGAGTTGCCCTACCCGGTGCTGCACAACGATCAGCTGCGAAAGCTGCGCGAGCTGGACGACACCGAACCCCACGGGTTTCGTAGCCGGGTGCTGTACACGCACTTCAGCGTGGCGGACGGTGGCACTGGGCTTGCCGCCGCCCTGGAGCGACTTCGCGCCGAGGTGTCGACGGCGGTGGACGACGGCGTCAACGTGGTGATCCTGTCCGACCGGTTCTCCACCGCGGACCGGGCTCCCATCCCGATGCTGCTGGCCACCTCGGCGGTGCATCATCACCTGGTTCGTACCAAGCAGCGCACGCGGGTGGGCCTGATCGTCGAGAGCGGCGAATGCCGTGAGGTGCATCATTTCGCCACCTTGATCGGCTACGGCGCCGCCGCCGTCAACCCGTACACGGCCTTCGACACGATCGAGAACCTGGTGGCCGAGGGTCGGCTGGGTGCCCTGGGTTTCGACGAGGCGGTTGACAACTACATCAAGGCCGCCGGTGGGGGCATCCTCAAGGTGATGTCGAAGATGGGCATTTCGACGGTTGCCTCCTACACGGGCGCGCAGATCTTCGAAGCGATCGGCCTCGGCCACGACGTGGTGGACGAGTACTTCACCGACACGGTGAGCCGCCTGGGTGGCGTCGGCCTGAACGAGATCGCCGAGTCGGTGAGGCGTCGCCACGCCCGGGCCTGGCCGAATCGGCCCGAAGAATTGGCGCACCGGCCGCTGGAAGCGGGTGGCGACTACCAGTGGCGCCGGGAGGGCGAGTACCACCTGTTCAACCCGAAGACGGTGTTCAAGCTGCAACACGCCACCCGGTCGAAGAGCTACGCCATCTTCAAGGAGTACACGTCGCTGGTGAACGACCAGTCGGAGCGCCTGGCCACCCTGCGAGGTCTGTTCACGCTCGACACCGAGGCCCGGCCGTCGATCCCACTCGATGAGGTCGAGCCGGTGGCGTCGATCGTCAAGCGGTTCTCCACCGGGGCGATGAGCTACGGCTCGATCTCGGCAGAGGCACACCAAACCCTGGCCATCGCCATGAACCGGCTTGGGGCCAAGTCCAACACGGGCGAGGGCGGCGAGGACGCAGATCGCTATCTGCCCGACGCCAACGGTGATGACCGGCGCTCGGCGATCAAGCAGGTCGCCTCGGGACGTTTCGGTGTGACGTCCCACTACCTGACCAATGCGGACGACATCCAGATCAAAATGGCGCAGGGTGCCAAACCTGGCGAGGGTGGACAGCTTCCCGGCCACAAGGTGTATCCGTGGATTGCCAACACCCGCCATTCAACGCCGGGCGTCGGTCTGATCAGCCCGCCCCCGCATCACGACATCTACTCGATCGAAGACCTGGCCCAACTGATTCACGACTTGAAGAACGCCAACCCGGTGGCCAGGGTGCACGTGAAGCTGGTGGCCGAGGTGGGCGTGGGCACCGTGGCGGCCGGCGTGGCCAAGGCCAAGGCGGATGTCGTGCTGATCTCCGGCCACGACGGTGGCACCGGCGCCAGCCCGCTGACCTCGCTGAAGCACGCCGGTGCACCCTGGGAGCTCGGCCTGGCCGAGACCCAGCAGACGTTGCTGATCAACGGGCTGCGCGACCGCATCGTCGTGCAGGCCGATGGCCAGCTGAAGACCGGCCGTGACGTGATGATCGCAGCGCTACTGGGCGCCGAGGAGTTTGGGTTTGCCACCGCACCGCTGGTGGTCTCCGGCTGCGTCATGATGCGGGTGTGTCACCTGGACACGTGCCCGGTGGGGATCGCCACCCAGAACCCGGAGTTGCGGGCGCGCTACAGCGGCCAGGCCGATCACGTGGTGAACTTCATGGAGTTCATTGCCGAAGAGGTGCGCGAACTGCTCGCCGAGCTTGGCTTTGCCACCCTCGAGGATGCTGTTGGCCACGCGGAGCTGATCGACGCACGGCCTGCAGTCACTCATTGGAAGGCGAGAGGTTTGGACCTGTCGCCCATCCTGTTTCGGCCCGAACCGGCCATGGGCACCGAGATCCATCACACCACCGATCAGGATCACGGCCTGGACCGGGCGCTCGACAACACGCTGATCGAGTTGGCCCGGGGCGCGATCGCCGACGCCGTGCCGGTGCACCTGACGTTGCCGATCCGCAACGTCAACCGCACGGTGGGCACCATGCTTGGACACGAGGTCACCAAGGCCTGGGGCGCCGACGGCCTGCCCGATGACACCGTGCACGTCGACTTCACCGGGTCGGCCGGCAACAGCTTCGGAGCGTTTCTGCCCCGCGGCATCACCCTGGCCCTGTGCGGGGACGCCAACGACTATGTCGGCAAGGGCCTGTCCGGGGGCCACCTGGTGGTGCGCCCACCGCTGGAGGTCCACCCGGGTTTCGTCGCCGAAGCCAACATCATCGCCGGCAACGTCATGGCCTACGGGGCCACGGGCGGCGAGATCTTCGCCCGGGGCGTGGTGGGGGAGCGCTGCTGCGTTCGCAACTCGGGTGCCCTCGTGGTGACCGAGGGCGTGGGTGATCACGGCTGCGAGTACATGACCGGTGGACGGGCCGTCATCCTCGGGCCGACGGGCCGCAACTTTGGCGCCGGCATGTCGGGCGGCATCGCCTATGTGTGGGACCCCGATGCCCAACTTGGGCTCAACCACAACCCCGAAATGGTGGAGCTGACACGTCTCGATGACAGAACGGTCGGCGATGATGCCGGGCAGGCCGGGGACGGAGCGTTTCTGCGCGAGGTCCTCGAACGCCACCGTGCATTGACCGACTCGGCGGTGGCAGCCCGGCTGCTCGACCGCTGGGCGGAGGCCGTCGGCGAGTTCGTCAAGGTGATGCCCACCGATTACCGGCGGGTGTTGGACGTGACGGCCAAGGCAGCGGCGGACGGGCTGGACACCGACGCAACCCTCGAGGCCGTCATGGCCGCAGCACGAAGTTAA